Proteins encoded in a region of the Tumebacillus sp. BK434 genome:
- a CDS encoding alpha-L-glutamate ligase, with amino-acid sequence MAKIYVIHENSEWTVHLTKRLEELGLPYEEWHLDEGLVDLSAEPPQGVFYSRMSASSHTRGHRYAPEFTSGVLTWLEQHGRTVFNGTRALQLEVSKVAQYMALNAHGVRTPKTVAAVGTQHILAAAKKFEGQPFITKHNRAGKGLGVQLFHTVGALEQYLHSPDFEVPVDGITLIQEYIQAPEPFITRCEFVGGKFLYAVQVDTSEGFELCPADACQIGDLFCPVGEEVPSKPKFQLLEDFHDPILEKYAAVLAANGINVAGIEFIRNRDGEIFTYDINTNTNYNSDAEATAGIFGMKAVAEFLGAELKKLGN; translated from the coding sequence ATGGCGAAAATTTATGTGATCCATGAAAATAGCGAGTGGACCGTCCACTTGACCAAACGTTTGGAAGAGCTGGGGCTGCCCTATGAAGAGTGGCACCTCGACGAAGGCTTGGTCGATCTGTCGGCCGAACCGCCGCAAGGGGTGTTTTATTCGCGGATGAGCGCGTCGTCGCACACGCGCGGCCACCGCTATGCGCCGGAGTTTACCTCGGGCGTGCTGACCTGGCTGGAACAGCATGGCCGCACCGTCTTCAACGGCACCCGCGCCCTGCAGCTGGAAGTCAGCAAAGTCGCCCAATACATGGCGCTGAACGCACACGGCGTCCGCACTCCGAAGACGGTCGCGGCGGTCGGCACGCAGCACATCCTCGCAGCGGCGAAGAAGTTCGAAGGCCAGCCGTTCATCACCAAGCACAACCGCGCCGGCAAAGGGCTCGGCGTTCAGCTGTTCCACACAGTGGGAGCGCTCGAACAGTACCTTCACTCGCCGGACTTCGAAGTGCCGGTCGACGGCATCACGCTGATTCAAGAGTACATCCAGGCGCCCGAGCCGTTCATCACCCGCTGCGAATTCGTCGGCGGCAAATTCCTCTACGCGGTGCAGGTCGATACTTCGGAAGGCTTTGAGCTCTGCCCGGCGGACGCGTGCCAGATCGGCGACCTGTTCTGCCCGGTCGGCGAAGAGGTGCCGTCCAAGCCGAAGTTCCAACTGCTCGAGGACTTCCACGACCCGATCCTCGAAAAATACGCGGCGGTGCTCGCCGCCAACGGCATCAACGTCGCCGGCATCGAGTTCATCCGCAACCGCGACGGCGAGATCTTCACCTACGACATCAACACCAACACCAACTACAACTCCGACGCGGAAGCAACGGCCGGCATCTTCGGGATGAAGGCGGTCGCCGAGTTCCTCGGCGCGGAATTGAAAAAATTGGGCAACTAA
- a CDS encoding C39 family peptidase: protein MNISVAENNLNLKKSGAATSVKSYWQSPLSFSGGQFDGTKVSAAALQVDRAKLYAGFDSLGRYNGGAYYYGSYTTDVIPVAFTEAIPSWQANTPPGTWTEIELSAQVGGVWTKWYTLGAWLEGDQPFARHSIVGQSDAHGYVATDTLILSKSATAVKARVNLYTNDPAQTPSLRQFGITFSNGIDKPGKVPGNGLTSALDVPKRSQMVFPDGGEVWCSPTSTSMVMAYWANVTGNSAWDIPVPTVVQGVWDSRYDGAGNWPFNTAYASSLGLDGKVVRLSSLAEVQQWTAAGVPVIASIAYKKGALDNSPIPSTDGHLLVIRGFDAAGNVLTNDPAAASDAGVTITYDRLQFEKAWLNNSNGTTYLIYPPGWTTPAGNGHW from the coding sequence ATGAACATTTCAGTGGCTGAGAATAATCTGAATCTTAAAAAATCAGGCGCAGCGACGAGCGTCAAATCGTATTGGCAATCCCCGCTCTCGTTCAGCGGGGGGCAGTTCGACGGCACGAAAGTCAGCGCTGCGGCGCTGCAAGTGGACCGTGCGAAGCTGTATGCCGGGTTCGATTCGCTGGGCCGTTACAACGGCGGGGCGTATTACTACGGCAGCTACACGACCGACGTGATCCCGGTCGCGTTTACCGAAGCGATCCCCTCCTGGCAGGCCAACACGCCGCCGGGCACATGGACGGAGATCGAGCTGTCCGCACAGGTCGGTGGTGTGTGGACGAAATGGTACACGCTTGGCGCGTGGCTGGAAGGTGACCAGCCGTTCGCGCGCCACTCGATCGTCGGACAGAGCGACGCGCACGGCTATGTGGCGACCGACACGCTGATCCTCAGCAAATCGGCGACGGCGGTGAAAGCACGCGTCAACCTCTACACCAACGACCCGGCCCAAACGCCGTCCTTGCGTCAGTTCGGCATCACGTTCTCAAACGGCATCGACAAGCCGGGCAAGGTGCCGGGCAACGGCTTGACCAGCGCGCTCGACGTGCCGAAGCGCTCGCAGATGGTCTTCCCGGACGGCGGTGAAGTCTGGTGCTCGCCGACCTCGACGTCGATGGTCATGGCCTACTGGGCGAACGTCACCGGCAACAGCGCGTGGGACATCCCGGTGCCGACCGTCGTCCAAGGCGTCTGGGACTCCCGCTATGACGGGGCGGGCAACTGGCCGTTCAACACGGCGTATGCGTCGAGCCTTGGATTGGACGGCAAAGTGGTGCGCTTGAGCTCGCTCGCCGAAGTCCAGCAGTGGACGGCGGCAGGCGTCCCGGTCATCGCCTCGATCGCCTACAAAAAAGGCGCGCTCGACAACTCGCCGATCCCGAGCACCGACGGGCACCTGCTCGTCATCCGCGGCTTCGACGCGGCCGGCAACGTCCTGACCAACGACCCGGCCGCAGCAAGCGACGCAGGCGTGACGATCACCTATGACCGCCTGCAATTCGAAAAAGCATGGCTGAACAACTCCAACGGCACCACCTACCTGATCTACCCGCCAGGCTGGACCACTCCGGCCGGCAACGGGCATTGGTAG
- a CDS encoding zeta toxin family protein → MTSTKEEYSKNGLYTPEREMLHNKIMEKLIVGPSEQNPVITLMLGGGSASGKSSVRKKIVSDMQILGINHITIIDADDIKEDIPDYKVIKNLDPEDAARYVHDESSDISEKLINRCIQEKRSFLYDGTMKNLSKYSQLLERLKAAGYTTNVFVIDVPIEIAIKRAEDRFIISGRKVPRDVIIESHIGVSQTFFKLREEFDQYVLYDNSGTKPEIIAKKIKGDESILDLHKVKEFRQKGLV, encoded by the coding sequence ATGACCTCAACAAAAGAAGAATATTCTAAAAATGGCCTTTATACACCTGAAAGAGAAATGCTTCATAACAAAATAATGGAAAAGTTAATAGTTGGTCCAAGTGAGCAAAATCCCGTAATAACTTTGATGTTAGGTGGTGGTTCTGCATCTGGTAAGAGCTCAGTTAGAAAGAAGATAGTGTCAGACATGCAGATTTTGGGGATTAATCACATAACCATTATTGATGCGGACGATATCAAAGAGGATATTCCTGATTACAAAGTTATTAAAAATCTCGACCCAGAAGATGCTGCTAGGTACGTTCATGATGAGAGCAGCGATATTAGCGAAAAACTGATTAATCGTTGTATACAAGAAAAAAGAAGCTTCTTGTATGATGGCACAATGAAAAATCTCAGTAAGTATTCGCAGTTGCTTGAGAGGTTGAAAGCAGCGGGCTATACTACCAACGTTTTTGTGATCGATGTTCCAATTGAAATTGCGATAAAACGTGCCGAAGATAGATTTATAATTTCTGGAAGAAAGGTACCCAGAGATGTGATTATTGAGAGCCATATTGGTGTCTCGCAGACATTTTTTAAGCTAAGGGAAGAATTCGATCAGTATGTTTTATACGACAACTCCGGGACTAAACCAGAAATAATTGCCAAAAAAATTAAAGGTGACGAAAGTATTTTAGATCTGCACAAGGTAAAAGAGTTTAGACAAAAAGGCCTAGTATAA